Proteins from a single region of Gossypium arboreum isolate Shixiya-1 chromosome 1, ASM2569848v2, whole genome shotgun sequence:
- the LOC108481310 gene encoding FT-interacting protein 3-like: MAVEKVDFSLKETSPNIGGDRVSGGEKLTSSFDLVEKMEFLFVRIVRARDLPLKAVNGIIDPYVEIKIGNYNATTKYFEKKPDFEWNQVFAFGQDQLQATTMEITVRDKELIIGDNMIGKITVALHEVPPCLPPDSPLASQWYKLEDKNGFTLRKGELMLAMWHSTQADRVFPDAWHSDSAIVSGESLLNTRSKAYLSPRLWYLRVNVIQARDLVPGRRDRNPQVYVKAVVGDVILRTRVSPDKNVNPKWNEDLMFVVAEPFFDPLIVTVEDRLENNTVRCLGKCVIRLSNVEQRLLPLPADPLWYNLEDIVFEDGMEKEVNFFSKLNMCVSLDGGYHVFDESVHIGSDYRPTAKMLWTAMIGVLELGIINASDLQPMKLRDGRETTDAYCVAKYGPKWVKTRTVVDSFDPKWNEQYSWDVYDPYTMLTIGVFDDCHLHGGDAVAVGDGKDPSFGKVRIRLSTLATNKIYTYSYPLLVLQPNGAKKMGELQLAIRFTCSSYLSLFLVYTMNPLLPHMHHIYPLSIYQLDILRKQAVRILCWSLSRTEPPLRQEVVEYMLDGGSPMWSLRKAKANFQRVLATFKCFSDARQWFDEIRKWNNSAATVLVLAIYCIIVLKPDLILPTVTLYNIQVMILQWRKRPRRPTHIDVNLSVAGSVTADELDEELDTFPSSRQFDVLRMRYDRLRSIAGRVVTVISDIATQVERFHSLLNWRDPRITVMFLVCCLVGSLMLYYLISLKVFLIFGGFYVMRPPFLGKDVLNAPQNFFSRLPTKADYML; the protein is encoded by the coding sequence ATGGCAGTTGAAAAAGTAGATTTTTCTTTGAAAGAAACCAGCCCAAACATCGGCGGTGACCGAGTTTCCGGCGGCGAAAAACTTACATCTTCATTTGATCTTGTTGAGAAGATGGAGTTTTTATTTGTCAGAATAGTTAGAGCTAGAGATTTGCCATTGAAAGCTGTCAATGGAATCATTGATCCTTACGTTGAAATAAAAATCGGAAACTATAACGCGACAACCAAGTACTTCGAGAAGAAACCGGATTTTGAATGGAACCAAGTGTTCGCCTTCGGACAAGATCAGTTGCAGGCTACAACTATGGAGATCACCGTGAGAGACAAGGAACTAATAATTGGTGACAATATGATTGGCAAAATCACCGTTGCTTTGCATGAGGTTCCACCTTGTCTTCCCCCTGATAGTCCCCTCGCTTCACAGTGGTATAAATTGGAAGATAAAAATGGTTTCACTTTAAGAAAAGGCGAATTGATGTTGGCTATGTGGCATAGCACACAAGCCGATCGCGTGTTTCCCGACGCTTGGCACTCGGATTCGGCAATTGTGAGCGGTGAAAGCCTTTTAAATACTCGTTCAAAGGCATATCTTTCGCCGAGACTTTGGTACCTTCGAGTTAACGTAATTCAAGCACGAGATTTAGTCCCAGGAAGAAGGGATCGAAATCCTCAAGTTTATGTTAAGGCTGTAGTTGGGGATGTGATATTGAGGACCAGAGTTTCCCCTGATAAGAATGTGAATCCTAAATGGAATGAGGATTTGATGTTCGTTGTTGCTGAGCCATTTTTCGATCCTTTAATAGTAACGGTCGAGGATAGGCTCGAAAATAATACGGTCCGATGTTTAGGGAAGTGCGTGATTCGTTTATCGAATGTTGAACAGAGGCTGCTACCTTTACCAGCTGATCCGTTGTGGTACAATCTTGAGGACATTGTATTTGAAGATGGAATGGAGAAAGAGGTGAATTTCTTTAGTAAGCTTAACATGTGTGTAAGTCTTGATGGCGGATATCATGTGTTCGATGAATCTGTTCACATCGGAAGCGATTACCGGCCTACTGCAAAAATGTTGTGGACGGCTATGATCGGAGTTTTGGAGTTGGGGATCATTAACGCTTCCGATTTGCAGCCAATGAAGTTAAGAGATGGCCGTGAAACGACCGATGCTTATTGCGTGGCGAAATACGGGCCTAAGTGGGTCAAGACTCGGACAGTTGTTGACAGTTTCGATCCAAAATGGAATGAACAGTATAGTTGGGATGTTTATGACCCGTATACCATGCTTACCATAGGAGTTTTCGATGACTGTCACTTGCATGGTGGCGATGCAGTTGCAGTTGGAGATGGAAAAGATCCGAGTTTCGGAAAGGTACGAATTCGACTTTCGACTCTTGCAACGAACAAGATTTACACATATTCTTATCCCCTTTTGGTGTTACAACCCAATGGAGCGAAAAAAATGGGAGAACTTCAGCTAGCAATAAGATTTACTTGCTCATCTTACTTGAGCTTATTTCTGGTTTACACCATGAATCCTTTGTTGCCTCATATGCATCATATTTACCCTCTTTCGATATACCAACTCGATATTTTAAGGAAACAAGCCGTTCGTATTCTTTGTTGGAGTCTAAGCCGAACCGAACCGCCGTTAAGGCAAGAAGTTGTGGAGTACATGTTGGATGGAGGTTCCCCAATGTGGAGCCTAAGGAAAGCCAAAGCCAATTTTCAGAGAGTTTTGGCTACTTTTAAGTGCTTTTCCGATGCTCGGCAATGGTTCGATGAAATCCGCAAGTGGAATAATTCTGCAGCAACTGTTTTAGTCTTGGCGATCTACTGCATTATAGTTCTTAAACCAGATTTGATATTACCAACAGTGACTCTTTATAATATTCAAGTTATGATCCTCCAATGGAGAAAGCGACCGAGGCGTCCAACTCATATCGATGTAAACCTATCGGTTGCCGGATCTGTAACAGCCGACGAATTGGACGAAGAGTTGGATACTTTCCCATCTTCGAGACAATTCGATGTTCTACGGATGAGATATGATAGGCTGAGAAGTATTgcggggagagttgtgacagtgaTCAGTGATATTGCAACACAGGTTGAGAGGTTTCACTCGCTGCTAAACTGGCGTGACCCAAGAATTACGGTGATGTTCCTTGTTTGTTGTCTTGTTGGATCCTTaatgttatattatttaattagtcTTAAAGTTTTTCTTATTTTTGGAGGATTTTATGTAATGAGGCCTCCATTTTTAGGAAAAGATGTGCTAAATGCACCCCAGAATTTCTTCAGTAGGCTACCTACAAAAGCAGATTACATGTTATGA